DNA from Yamadazyma tenuis chromosome 5, complete sequence:
AATGTCAAGGTGACTATCAAAGAGCTGAATTTCCCGATGATAATACCCAAGAAAAGCCCGGTGACAGACCCGAGGGTCAATTCATTATAGGTTTTGTGCCTACTTGAAAGTTGCAAATTGGAGACATCGGAGCCCACACTTTTGATGGTAGATGCAGGTGAGCTAGAAACTCCTTTAAAGCCGGAGTCATTGAAGATCGGGTGAAGCAATGGCACAAAGGCTAGTCTGTAAGGACTGAATGGTTTGAAGGAGAATTTGGGGAACTTAGCTCTTCCCA
Protein-coding regions in this window:
- a CDS encoding uncharacterized protein (EggNog:ENOG503P5B2; COG:S), which encodes MFRLYLGRAKFPKFSFKPFSPYRLAFVPLLHPIFNDSGFKGVSSSPASTIKSVGSDVSNLQLSSRHKTYNELTLGSVTGLFLGIIIGKFSSLIVTLTLSVYLVLQFLQSRGVIQIPWNYIFRFNNQSFDTRQLFFDNFNFKISFISSFLIACYNI